CGCGCCGGGCTGATCTGGGACTTGGCGTAATCGCAGCGCGGCAACTCGAGCCACGCCGGACCGCCGCGATGCAGTTTCAATGCACCGTCGACCAGACGCGCCCGCACGGTTTCGCCCTCGTGCGGAACATCGACGTAATAGTCGTCGATCGCACAGGCAGCCTCGCGCACAGCAGCGTCGCCGGAGCGCACGACGCGCACGCCTTCGAGCAACCCCATGGCCCGGTAGAGCTCGAGGCAGAAGTCCGCCACATTGTCGGCCTGCACGGCGCGAAACGCCTCCACCGCTTCCGGCGGGGCAAACGCCCCCAAGGACCGCGCCATGTTCTCCTGCCAGTCGGCCGGAATGCGCTTCGCGTAGAGCGGGCTGTATTTGCGCTGCAGCTTGTTTTCGAAGGTGAAATTGAAGCTCTGGGGCTCGTCGGTCTTCAGATGCCGCAGCGTCGTCTGCGTCTCGCGCGGGTCATGGTCGGCGTCGTGGTAGAAAAATACGATCTCGCCGCCCAGTTCCTGTTGGAGCCGGCGCGCCGTCCATACCTTGGCGACCAGGAAGCGCCGCGGAAAAAAACCGCAGGGCTGTTGCCCAAAGGCGATCACGGGAGCGGCCTCACTCATGCGCGTTCGGCCGGTGCTTTACCGGGCAGGAAAGTTTGAAACGCCAGGCTCAAACCCACCGCCAGCGCGCAGCCGATGAAGTTATACCAGAGGTAGCTGATCTCGAGTTGGAAGAAGGAGACGATGACCAGCGCCTGCGCGATGATGGCCGCCCAAAACACCGCGGTGCCCCGCACGTGTTTGAGGAAGAACGCGACGAGGAAGACGCCGAGCACCACACCGTAGAAAATCGAGCCGAGGATGTTCACCGCCTCGATCAGGTTCTCCACGAGATTGGCGAACAGGGCGAAGGAGATGGCGACCACGCCCCACATCGCGGTGAACCACTTGGACGCCGTGAGGCTGTGTGCGTCATCAGCATCCGGTCGCAGCACGTGGCGGTAAAAGTCCACCGTGGTGGTGGAGCCGAGCGCGTTGAGTTCGGAGGCGGTCGACGAGAGTGCCGCACAAAAAATCACCGCGATGAGCAGACCTACGAGACCGTTGGGCAGTTGCTGGAGCACGAAGCTGATGAACACATAATCGGCATCGCTGGCGGCGAGTTCGGCGTCGGCTTCAACCAGCGCCGTTTTGGCTTCCGCGCGAATTGCTTCAGATTGCTCCCGGCTCGCGAGCATGGCGGCGCGGGTGACTTCGACTTGCGCGTCGTCACCGCTGTCGCGGGCGGACAGGAACTGCTCGATGGCGACCTTCTTCTCGGCCTGCGCCGCGTCGAAGCGAGCCTCGATATCGGCAAACACGTCCCCCTGCTCACCCGCCAACTGTTGCTGCCAGACAGCGTCGTTGAAGAAGACCGGCTGCCGGTCGAATTGATAGAAGACGAACACGAAGACACCGAGCAGCAGGATGAAGAACTGCATCGGGATCTTGAGCACGGCGTTGAACATCAGGCCCATGCGACTCTCGCGCAGGGAGCGGCCGGTGAGATAACGCTGCACCTGCGATTGATCGGTGCCGAAATAGGACAACGAGAGGAAGAGACCGCCGAAGATGCCCGACCACACGGTGTAGCGTTCGTTGATGTCGAAGTTCCAGTTGACCGCGTTGAGCTTGCCCATGGCACCGGCCACCGCGAGGGCGTCGTCGCCGGAAACATCGGACGGCAGTTTCGCCAATACCACGATGAAGGCGATTGCCATGCCGATGAGGATCACGGTCATCTGATAACGCTGCGTAAGGCTCACCGCCTCACTGCCACCGGTCACCGTGTAGACCACCACCAGAATACCCGTGCCGAGCACAGTGATCCCGAGCGGCCAATCCAGCACCGAGGAGACGATGATGGCCGGGGCGTAAATCGTGATGCCGGCGGCCAGACCCCGTTGCAGCAAAAAGAGCGCGGCGCCGAGCAGGCGGGTTTTACCGTCGAAGCGCTTCCCCAGGTATTCATAAGCTGTATACACCTTGAGGCGCCGGTAGATCGGCAGGAAGACGGCCGCCACAATGATGAGCGCGAGCGGCATACCGAAGTAGTTCTGCACAAACCCAAGCCCACTCTCGAAGCCCTGTCCGGGCGTGGAGAGGAAGGTGATCGCACTGGCCTGCGTGGCCATGACGGAGAGGCCGATGGTGCCCCAGCCGATGCGTTGATCGCCCTTCAAGTAGGTGTCGAGTCCGCCGACCTTGCGCGTGGCGAGCACGCCATAAACGGCGATGCTCAGAATGGCCCCGAAGAGAACGATGTAATCGAGGCCGCTCATGCGTAATGCAGGCTGAACAAGGTCATCGCCCCCACCAGCACGGCGAAGGTGACGAGAACCAAAAGGTAAACCCCGCGCCACGTGGGCACTCCGCGGAGGCCGGTGCGGGCTTCGAGCTCGGCGTCCTCATTGGGCGCAGCTCGGTGTTCGGCAAAAGTAGTCATGGGATCGGCTGGCGGGATCAGCTAAGCACGGAACCTCACTGCAGCTCGGCGAGCAGCGCGTCGTTCATGACCTTGTAACCACTGCCTGCCCCTTCCTGGGCGACGGCGAGACGCGTGGACGCTTCGGCGGCGGCGATGGCCTCGGCTTTGTTGCCGAGCTTAGCGTGAATCTTCGCCTTCAGGTGCAGCATCCAAAACGCGTTGGGCGTCTGTTTGAGCGCGAGGTCGATCCACTTGGCGGCCTTCTGCAGGTCCAAGTCGTGGTCGTAATAGAATCCCGCCGCTTGGAAATAGATGTAATCGCGCTGCTGCTGACCGGAGCTCATCACAGCCTCGATCTGCGGCACGAGCTTCTCCTTCACGTCGACCTGGATCGGCACCGCCACCTTGGTGTGTTCCCAGGTGAAGTTGAGCGTCGCCCGCTCATCGCGCAGGTCATTGAACCAGATGGCGAAGGTTTCGACGGGCTCGGTCAACTCCGTGGCCGGCACGGTCACCCGCACCACATCTTCCGTCGGATCGTAGTTAAACGCGCCCCATTGCTCGGCGACGCGGTTGAGGATCACCACCCACTCCTCTTTACCCGGGATGCTGAAGAGGCCGTAGGTGCCGGCCGGGACCGCCTGCCCGCCAAAAATGATCGGCGTATCAAAAGTGATGCGCGTCGCCGCGTTGGCCCCTGTGCGCCAGACTTCGCCGTAGGGCTGCAGCTCACCAAAAATCGTGCGGCCTTTCACGCTCGGCCGGGAGTAGACGATTTCAAATTCGGTCAACCCCACCCGTTGCCGCAACTCAGCCGCCGGACTCGCGGCGGGGAAATCAATGCGGTTGGGCTGAGCCACGACCCCACCGGCGATCAAACCGGCGCACAAGGTGGTGACGAGAAATCGGAAGGAAACTTTCATGCTGAGCTAAGCTGGACGGAGAGGGTTTTGAGCGATGCCTAAAGCAGGGATGCCAAAATCGCCACATCGCGAGAGCCCTCCTCACTTTCTTTTGTTCCCTCAAACCTTGTCGAATCTGCAGCTGCCCAAACGTTAACCGCCCTGAATGTCGTTATTTGCGCCGGAGTTGCGATCGCCCCGAGTCTGCATTCTGCTCTGCGCACCGATTCACCGTTCGCCCTCGATACCATGACGCCCGACGAAGTCTCCGAAGCCGTTACGACCAGCATCTGGTCGCACTTGCTCACCGTCGGCGGCTTCCTGCTCGCACTCTTCGCCATCGCCCGGCTCATCAGCGACCGGCGGCAACCGGGCAACACCATCGCCTGGCTGCTCGGCATCGTGCTCATCCCCTACGTGGGCGTGCCGCTCTATCTGCTGATCGGCGGCCGCAAAATCCAACAATTGGTCGCACGCAAACAACGCGTGTCCCCTCGCCTCGACGGTGCCCCGGCCGCGCGCGAATCCACCCAACACCTGCCCGTCGCCCGCGCCATGGTGGCCAATGGTGCCAGCGAACCGGTGAGCGGCAACCGCGTCCGCCTGCTCACCAACGGCGAGCAGGCCTTCGCCGATTTGCTCCAACTTATCGCCGAGGCCAAACACACCATCAACATCACCACCTTCATCCTCGGCCGCGAGGAGACCGGCCAAGCCATCATCGACGCCCTCGCCCGGCGCGCCCGCGACGGCATCAAGGTGCGCCTCCTGCTCGACGGGCTCGGCAGTTTTGTGGCGTCCCGGCGTTTCTGCGACCCGTTGCGCAAAGCCGGCGGCCAGGTTGTGACCTTCATGCCGGTCGCACCGCTCTCCACCCGCCACTCCGCCAATCTGCGCAACCACCGCAAGATCGCCGTGTTTGATGACTGCCGCGCGGTGGTCGGCGGACACAACCTCGCCCGCGACTACATGGGCCCGCAGCCTTGGGGAAAACGTTTTACCGACTTCGGCTGCATCATCGAGGGCCCCGCGGTCGGGCTCATCAACGAGGTCTTTTTCGCCGACTGGAGTCACGCTTCCGGCGAAGATCTGGAGGCCCTGCGTAGCTCCGAATCCGTTAGTTGCCCTGCTCCGGCCGGCGACGGCGAACTGCAGGTCATCGCCAGCGGTCCCGACGTCGAAGGCGACCCGCTCTATGAGGGCATCGTTTCGCTCGTGCAGGAAGCGGAGCACAGCGTGTGGATCATCACGCCCTACTTCATTCCCGACGAAGTCCTGCAACGCTCCCTGCTGGTCAAAGCCCGCGCCGGCAAGGACGTGACCCTCATCGTGCCAGAGCGCTCCAATCATCGCATCACCGACTACGCCCGCCGCCAATACCTGCGCGAGCTGCACCAAGCCGGCGCGCGCATCCTCCTCTACACTCCTGGTATGCTGCACGCCAAAGCCATGGTGGTGGACGACTGCATGGGCTTGTTTGGCTCGGCCAACTTCGACCTGCGCAGCCTCTTCGTGAACTTCGAGATCGGTGTCGGCGTCTACTCCGAGGAAGACGTGCGCGCCATTCGCAGTTGGGCGGGTGATCTGGTGCGCCACTGCCGCGAATGGACGCCCGGCCAGCCGCGCCCCTACCGGGTGCTCAGCAATATCGCCGAGGAACTCAGCCGCCTACTCGCGCCGTTACTGTAAAAAGAAAGCGGCGACCCGAGGGCCGCCGCTTGGAAAGTTTCGCTTACGGGTGATCGGACCGCTTAGGCCACCGCCGGCAGACGGTCGAGCAAGGCCACCGCTTGGCGGACTTCGCGACGCATCTCCTCGAGGGCGTGGCAGGCTTCCTGCCACTTCTCGTCGGTCTTGTGGGCGTAGTCCTTTTTCAGGGCGTCCACCTGCTCGCGGTAGTGCACCTTGAGCTCGTTCCAACGGGCATTGATCTCGGCCAGGCGCTCGGCGCTGGCGTGCAACAACTCGCGGGTGCGCTCGTTGATGCGATCAGCCGAGGTCTGGAGATGCTCCTGCACCCGGCGCTGCGCTTCGCTGAGCTGGGCGGAGATGATTTTGGAGTCATCCACGCGGCGCAGTTCGCTGGCCATGCCGAGTTTGTGCAGCACCCAGATGGTCCACTTGGTCGGATCAAACTGCCACCACTTCACACCGTTACGGTAATCGTGTTGAAACTCGTGGTGATAGTTGTGGTAACCCTCGCCAAAGGTGAAGAGCGCCATGATCCAGCTGTCGCGGGCGCTGGTGCGGCTCGAGTAAGGACGGTTGCCGACCGAGTGACACAGCGAGTTGATGAAAAAGGTCATGTGCTGCACGGCGGTCACGCGGGCCACACCGGCGAGCAGGAACGCGCCGAGCGCGCCCACCGGACCGTTGTAGAGCCACCCCAAGGCCGCCGGGAGCAGGAAGCCCGCGGTGACGGCGATGGTCACGTAATACTTGTCCTGCCACATCACGAGACGGTCCTTGCGCAGATCGTTCACGTTATCCCACGGCGGCTCCGGGTTGATCTTGAACAGGATCCAACCGATGTGGGCATGCCAGAAGCCCTTCGAGATATCGTAGGGATCGTCGTCGTGGTCGGTGTGCTTGTGGTGGCGACGGTGGTCGGACACCCAGGCCAGCGCGCAGTTTTCAAAGGCGGCCGCGCCAAAAACCAGCGTGAGGAAACGCACCGGCCAGGCGGCTTTGAAGGCCTTGTGGGCAAAGAGGCGATGGTAGCCGAGCGTGATGCTCAGGCCGGTCGCGATGAAGAAGGCGAGGAACAGCGCGACTTGGAACCAGTCGATGCCGACTTTCCAAAGGTAATACGGCACCGCCGTAATCGTCGCCAGCCCCGTTCCGATGAGGAAGGAGCTGTTGGTCCAGTTGATTTGAGTTCCAGGGATTCTGAAGGGCACAGTAAGACGACCGTGAAACGCCAAACGGCCCCCCGGCGAGAGCAAAAACTACTTAAACCGATCAGGAATGCTATCTCCCCCGACCGGGAACCGACGGCGCCTCCGTAGTAGCTGCGTTGGAGCGCAGCGACAACGTGGCCGTAGGATGGCCGTGGGACGACCGTAGAATGGCTGCCCACGGCCGACACTTTCACCTGCGAGCCGGGCCACGCTTTCCCCTGCGGCTCAAGCGCGGCTACTCAAGGGGCGCGGTGCGGTGCCCGGACTCGCCCTACCGGGACTCGGTCTGCACCAGCTTGTAGTTCACCGCGTCTTGCAGCGCCTCCCACGAGGCGTTGATGATGTTGTCACTCACGCCGACGGTGCCCCAAATCTCGCCGCCGTCGCCGGACTCGATGAGCACACGGGTGCGGCTGTTGGCGCCGAGGCCGCTCTCCAGGATGCGCACCTTGTAGTCCCGCAACTCCATCTCGCGCAGCTGCGGATAAGCGCCGTCGAGGGCCTGACGCAGCGCCTTGTCGAGGGCACCGACCGGACCGACACACTCGGCGACGGTGTGGACCGTCTCGCCATTTACCTTCACCTTCACGGTCGCTTCGGCCGTGAGATCGGCACCGTGGTGCTCCACCATCACCCGGTAGCTCACGACCTCGAAGTAGTCGCGGGTCTGGCCGAGCGAACGGGCGATGAGTAGCTTCAGCGAGGCGTCGGCGGCTTCAAATTCGTAGCCTTGGAATTCCAGTTCCTTCAGCTCCTCGATCAGGCGCTTCATACCGTCGCCCTTTTCGTCGAGTTCGAGGCCGAGTTCGCGCGCCTTCATCGCCACCGAGGAACGGCCGGCCATGTCGGACACCAGCACGCGGGTGCGGTTGCCGACCAAGGCTGGGTCGATGTGCTCGTAGGACGACTTCACTTTCTGGGCAGCGTTGGCGTGCAGACCGCCCTTGTGGGCGAAGGCCGAGGTGCCGACGTAGGGCGCCTTGGTGTCCGGGCGAAGGTTGGCCAGCTCATCGAAGTAGAGGGACAACTCGCGCAGCTCACCCAAGTTGGCGGCGCAGGGAGCCGTCTTGCCCATCTTGAGGAAGAGGCTCGGCATGATCGTCATGAGGTTGGCGTTGCCGGTGCGCTCGCCGTAGCCGTTGGCGGTGCCCTGCACGAGGCCTGCCCCGGCGGCCACGCCTGCGAGCGAGAGGGCTACACCGAGACCGCAGTCGTTGTGGCAGTGCACGCCGACCTTATCCCCGCCGAATTCGGCGACCACCTGCTGCACGATCGTCTGGAAGTCGTTCACCATGGAGCCGCCGTTGGTGTCGCAAAGGGTCAGGTTGCTGGCCCCGCCGCGCATCGCCGCAGCAAGGGTGCGGATCGCGTAATCCGGATCGGCGCGGTAACCGTCGAAAAAGTGCTCGGCGTCATAGATCACCTCGCGGCCCTGCGCGACGAGGTAGCGCACGGAGTCCTCGATCATGGCGAGGTTCTCTTCGAGGGTCGTGCGGATGATCTCCGTCACGTGCAGGTCCCAAGTTTTACCGACGAGAGTCATGACGGGCATGCCGCTGTCGAGCAGAGTGCGCAGTTGGGGGTCCTCATCGGCCTTGGCGCCGGCGCGACGGGTGGAACCAAAGGCGGCCAGCTTGGCGTGCTTGAGCTTCAGCTTCTGTGCCTCGGCAAAGAAGGTGATGTCCCGCGGGTTCGAGCCCGGGAAGCCGCCCTCGATGTAGTCCACCCCAAACGCGTCGAGCTTCTCGGCGATGAGGAGTTTGTCCGTCACCGAAAAGCTAATGCCCTCACCCTGCGTGCCGTCGCGGAGGGTGGTATCGTAGATCTTAACTGCGTTGTCGTTCATGAGGGGAGGATCAGGTTTGGAGGGTTGGCGGGGCCGGGCCAAAACAAAAAACCCCGAGCGGAAAGCCCGGGGTGTCAGGAGGATCGGCGAGGAGTGAAGAGTCCG
This portion of the Actomonas aquatica genome encodes:
- a CDS encoding fatty acid desaturase produces the protein MPFRIPGTQINWTNSSFLIGTGLATITAVPYYLWKVGIDWFQVALFLAFFIATGLSITLGYHRLFAHKAFKAAWPVRFLTLVFGAAAFENCALAWVSDHRRHHKHTDHDDDPYDISKGFWHAHIGWILFKINPEPPWDNVNDLRKDRLVMWQDKYYVTIAVTAGFLLPAALGWLYNGPVGALGAFLLAGVARVTAVQHMTFFINSLCHSVGNRPYSSRTSARDSWIMALFTFGEGYHNYHHEFQHDYRNGVKWWQFDPTKWTIWVLHKLGMASELRRVDDSKIISAQLSEAQRRVQEHLQTSADRINERTRELLHASAERLAEINARWNELKVHYREQVDALKKDYAHKTDEKWQEACHALEEMRREVRQAVALLDRLPAVA
- a CDS encoding sodium:solute symporter, which gives rise to MSGLDYIVLFGAILSIAVYGVLATRKVGGLDTYLKGDQRIGWGTIGLSVMATQASAITFLSTPGQGFESGLGFVQNYFGMPLALIIVAAVFLPIYRRLKVYTAYEYLGKRFDGKTRLLGAALFLLQRGLAAGITIYAPAIIVSSVLDWPLGITVLGTGILVVVYTVTGGSEAVSLTQRYQMTVILIGMAIAFIVVLAKLPSDVSGDDALAVAGAMGKLNAVNWNFDINERYTVWSGIFGGLFLSLSYFGTDQSQVQRYLTGRSLRESRMGLMFNAVLKIPMQFFILLLGVFVFVFYQFDRQPVFFNDAVWQQQLAGEQGDVFADIEARFDAAQAEKKVAIEQFLSARDSGDDAQVEVTRAAMLASREQSEAIRAEAKTALVEADAELAASDADYVFISFVLQQLPNGLVGLLIAVIFCAALSSTASELNALGSTTTVDFYRHVLRPDADDAHSLTASKWFTAMWGVVAISFALFANLVENLIEAVNILGSIFYGVVLGVFLVAFFLKHVRGTAVFWAAIIAQALVIVSFFQLEISYLWYNFIGCALAVGLSLAFQTFLPGKAPAERA
- the cimA gene encoding citramalate synthase gives rise to the protein MNDNAVKIYDTTLRDGTQGEGISFSVTDKLLIAEKLDAFGVDYIEGGFPGSNPRDITFFAEAQKLKLKHAKLAAFGSTRRAGAKADEDPQLRTLLDSGMPVMTLVGKTWDLHVTEIIRTTLEENLAMIEDSVRYLVAQGREVIYDAEHFFDGYRADPDYAIRTLAAAMRGGASNLTLCDTNGGSMVNDFQTIVQQVVAEFGGDKVGVHCHNDCGLGVALSLAGVAAGAGLVQGTANGYGERTGNANLMTIMPSLFLKMGKTAPCAANLGELRELSLYFDELANLRPDTKAPYVGTSAFAHKGGLHANAAQKVKSSYEHIDPALVGNRTRVLVSDMAGRSSVAMKARELGLELDEKGDGMKRLIEELKELEFQGYEFEAADASLKLLIARSLGQTRDYFEVVSYRVMVEHHGADLTAEATVKVKVNGETVHTVAECVGPVGALDKALRQALDGAYPQLREMELRDYKVRILESGLGANSRTRVLIESGDGGEIWGTVGVSDNIINASWEALQDAVNYKLVQTESR
- the cls gene encoding cardiolipin synthase, whose translation is MTPDEVSEAVTTSIWSHLLTVGGFLLALFAIARLISDRRQPGNTIAWLLGIVLIPYVGVPLYLLIGGRKIQQLVARKQRVSPRLDGAPAARESTQHLPVARAMVANGASEPVSGNRVRLLTNGEQAFADLLQLIAEAKHTINITTFILGREETGQAIIDALARRARDGIKVRLLLDGLGSFVASRRFCDPLRKAGGQVVTFMPVAPLSTRHSANLRNHRKIAVFDDCRAVVGGHNLARDYMGPQPWGKRFTDFGCIIEGPAVGLINEVFFADWSHASGEDLEALRSSESVSCPAPAGDGELQVIASGPDVEGDPLYEGIVSLVQEAEHSVWIITPYFIPDEVLQRSLLVKARAGKDVTLIVPERSNHRITDYARRQYLRELHQAGARILLYTPGMLHAKAMVVDDCMGLFGSANFDLRSLFVNFEIGVGVYSEEDVRAIRSWAGDLVRHCREWTPGQPRPYRVLSNIAEELSRLLAPLL
- a CDS encoding DUF2911 domain-containing protein — its product is MKVSFRFLVTTLCAGLIAGGVVAQPNRIDFPAASPAAELRQRVGLTEFEIVYSRPSVKGRTIFGELQPYGEVWRTGANAATRITFDTPIIFGGQAVPAGTYGLFSIPGKEEWVVILNRVAEQWGAFNYDPTEDVVRVTVPATELTEPVETFAIWFNDLRDERATLNFTWEHTKVAVPIQVDVKEKLVPQIEAVMSSGQQQRDYIYFQAAGFYYDHDLDLQKAAKWIDLALKQTPNAFWMLHLKAKIHAKLGNKAEAIAAAEASTRLAVAQEGAGSGYKVMNDALLAELQ